One window from the genome of Luteithermobacter gelatinilyticus encodes:
- the polA gene encoding DNA polymerase I has protein sequence MTTKKPEHLYLVDGSGFIFRAYHALPPLTRHDGTPVNAVLGFSNMLFKLLQDLEDAERPTHIAVIFDAARKTFRNDIYPDYKAHRPPPPEDLVPQFPLIREAVRAFNVPAIESDGYEADDIIATYATEAAKQGFEVSIVSSDKDLMQLVNDRISLFDSMKNREIGVEEVIEKFGVTPEKVVDIQALAGDSSDNVPGIPGIGVKTAAQLINEYGSLDELLERAGEIKQPKRRERLLEHADMARISRELVTLKRDVPGLVDLDELKVQDLDADMLMPFLEEQGFRSLQAKVLSHMGNSLPAGTPAPEEIPPGEAEYETVTTVEALKRWIKRAEQAHQVAVDTETTSLNAMAAKLVGISLSVEAGRACYIPLGHVSGEDGELELEGQKGPEQIPLEEALALLKPLLENPAVLKVGQNLKYDYLILAKHGIHIHPIDDTMLISYVLDSGLNGHGMDELAELHLDHKCISFKDICGSGKKQITFDKVAIDKATDYAAEDADITGRLHRLLKPRLAREGMMTVYETLERPMVAVLAQMEQAGVLVDRQILSRLSNEFAERLSHLEQEIHELAGREFNIASPKQLGEVLFGDMGLPGGKKGKTGAYSTDAEVLETLAAEGHELPARVLDWRQLSKLKSTYTDALQSQINAKTGRIHTSYSLASTTTGRLSSNDPNLQNIPIRTEEGRKIRRAFIPAPGHKFIAADYSQIELRLLAHVADMDSLKQAFHDGLDIHALTASEVFGVPMEGMDPIVRRQAKAINFGIIYGISAFGLARQLGIPRGEAQKYIDTYFERFPGIREYMDRTKAFCRRHGYVETVFGRRCHITSINDKNGARRAFGERAAINAPLQGSAADIIRRAMIRMPEALKGAGLKAKMLLQVHDELIFEVPEAEVEDSIPVIREVMEGAARPAAEIAVPLIVDCGVGDNWDEAH, from the coding sequence ATGACCACCAAAAAACCCGAACATCTTTATCTTGTCGATGGCTCGGGTTTTATTTTCCGCGCCTATCACGCCTTGCCGCCGCTCACCCGCCATGACGGCACGCCGGTGAATGCCGTGCTTGGTTTCAGCAACATGTTATTTAAGCTGTTGCAGGATCTGGAGGATGCGGAACGGCCCACCCATATTGCCGTGATTTTTGATGCCGCCCGAAAAACGTTTCGTAACGACATCTATCCCGATTACAAGGCCCACCGCCCGCCGCCGCCCGAAGATCTGGTGCCGCAGTTCCCGCTGATCCGCGAGGCGGTGCGGGCCTTTAACGTGCCAGCCATTGAGTCCGACGGTTATGAAGCCGATGACATTATCGCCACCTATGCCACGGAGGCCGCAAAACAGGGTTTTGAGGTCAGTATCGTCTCCTCCGACAAGGACCTGATGCAGCTGGTCAATGACCGGATCAGCCTGTTTGACAGCATGAAAAACAGGGAAATCGGGGTTGAGGAGGTGATCGAGAAATTCGGTGTCACCCCTGAAAAGGTGGTGGATATCCAGGCCCTCGCCGGGGATAGTTCCGATAATGTGCCGGGCATTCCCGGCATCGGGGTCAAAACGGCGGCGCAGTTGATCAACGAATATGGTAGTCTGGATGAATTGCTTGAGCGGGCCGGGGAAATCAAGCAGCCCAAGCGGCGGGAACGGCTTCTGGAACATGCCGACATGGCGCGCATCAGCCGGGAGCTGGTCACCCTCAAGCGGGATGTGCCGGGCCTTGTGGACCTGGATGAGCTCAAGGTCCAGGATCTGGATGCCGACATGCTGATGCCTTTTCTCGAAGAACAGGGATTCCGCAGCCTTCAGGCCAAGGTCTTAAGCCATATGGGCAACAGCCTGCCGGCGGGGACCCCGGCGCCGGAAGAAATCCCCCCGGGAGAGGCGGAGTATGAAACCGTGACCACGGTGGAGGCGCTGAAACGCTGGATCAAACGCGCGGAACAGGCTCATCAGGTGGCGGTCGATACGGAAACCACCTCGCTGAATGCCATGGCCGCAAAACTGGTGGGTATTTCGCTGTCGGTGGAGGCCGGGCGGGCCTGCTATATCCCGCTGGGCCATGTTTCGGGAGAGGACGGCGAACTGGAACTGGAGGGGCAGAAGGGACCGGAACAGATTCCCCTTGAGGAAGCCCTCGCATTGCTCAAGCCGCTTCTGGAAAATCCCGCTGTGCTCAAGGTCGGCCAGAATCTGAAATATGACTATCTGATTCTGGCGAAACACGGCATTCATATTCACCCGATTGATGATACCATGCTGATCTCCTATGTTCTGGATTCGGGACTGAACGGCCATGGTATGGATGAGCTGGCGGAACTGCATCTGGATCATAAATGCATTTCCTTCAAGGACATCTGCGGCAGCGGCAAAAAGCAGATTACCTTTGACAAAGTGGCGATTGACAAGGCCACCGACTATGCGGCTGAGGATGCCGATATTACCGGTCGACTGCACCGTCTGTTGAAACCGCGGCTGGCGCGCGAGGGCATGATGACGGTTTATGAAACCCTGGAACGGCCCATGGTGGCGGTGCTGGCGCAAATGGAGCAGGCCGGTGTGCTGGTAGATCGGCAGATACTCTCGCGCCTGTCCAATGAATTTGCCGAACGTTTAAGCCATCTGGAACAAGAAATTCACGAGCTGGCCGGGCGAGAATTCAACATCGCCTCGCCGAAACAGTTGGGCGAGGTGCTGTTCGGGGATATGGGGCTGCCCGGGGGCAAGAAAGGCAAGACCGGCGCCTATAGCACCGATGCCGAGGTGCTGGAGACGCTCGCGGCGGAAGGACACGAATTGCCGGCACGGGTGCTGGACTGGCGGCAGTTGTCCAAACTGAAAAGCACCTATACAGATGCGCTACAGTCCCAGATCAATGCCAAGACGGGGCGCATTCATACCAGCTATTCCCTGGCGTCCACCACCACCGGCCGCTTAAGCTCCAACGATCCCAATTTGCAGAATATTCCGATCCGTACGGAAGAGGGCCGCAAGATCCGCCGCGCCTTTATCCCCGCGCCGGGCCATAAATTCATCGCCGCTGATTACAGCCAGATCGAACTTAGGCTTCTTGCCCATGTGGCGGATATGGACAGCCTGAAACAGGCCTTTCATGACGGGCTCGACATTCATGCGCTGACCGCCAGCGAGGTGTTTGGGGTGCCGATGGAAGGTATGGACCCGATCGTCCGCCGTCAGGCCAAGGCCATCAATTTCGGCATCATCTATGGCATCAGCGCTTTTGGCCTGGCCCGCCAGCTTGGCATTCCGCGCGGCGAAGCCCAGAAATATATCGACACCTATTTTGAACGCTTCCCCGGCATCCGCGAATATATGGACAGGACCAAGGCGTTTTGCCGCCGTCACGGCTATGTGGAAACCGTGTTCGGGCGGCGCTGCCATATCACCAGCATCAATGACAAAAACGGCGCCCGGCGCGCCTTTGGCGAACGCGCGGCCATCAATGCGCCGTTGCAGGGCTCGGCCGCGGACATCATCCGCCGGGCCATGATCCGCATGCCCGAGGCCCTAAAGGGGGCGGGACTCAAGGCCAAAATGCTGTTGCAGGTCCATGACGAACTGATTTTTGAAGTGCCCGAAGCGGAAGTGGAGGACAGCATCCCCGTCATCCGCGAGGTAATGGAAGGCGCAGCCCGGCCCGCCGCCGAGATCGCCGTGCCGCTGATTGTGGACTGCGGCGTCGGCGACAATTGGGACGAGGCGCATTAA
- a CDS encoding TonB-dependent receptor plug domain-containing protein, with protein MSYSKYLKTTSALLGASLLYALPSLATAQEEDILVIEEVVVTGSYIKRKSQEDSPSPLNILGRSDISAQGLNTVGDIARNFTFASGSEINTDAFTQNFSTGTANVNLRGLGLSSTLVLLNGRRQTLSAAYADDGSTFVDTNSLVPMIMVERVETLKDGGSATYGTDAVAGVVNYITRKDFVGFEIEGRFQTTTEDSQRDYDLGAIWGTEVGEGGNFVIAAAYKKRDPLRASDRPELTDGTGISGSGQPGTIFIPGVTNPATGDTLPLIDPACEGSTLSIPDVIAPGAALGLPLDVGLCRFQFDPFYDLVAEEENFQAFASFTQDFADDMNFYMEVGYANNKANRSNAPAFPIAETVIVPSTHPGTPLEIQGIRAALGINPAVPNVFLGRLLGGDADPLITDHDNETFRIAAELSGSMGSSWSWNLAGTYSENEFFLTVEDVLRDAYFNALATGTYNPYGTNQTTLPNSPEVIDSLIAELSVVGNTSLFTFDAVVTGELFELGDNMVSAAFGAQYRNSDMDYDWSDDYNGPNGDGTNGGNLITGPGTGGNLMFLFGGGDFGADQDVYALFGEFLVPLGDTLEVTLAARYEDYGDGLNSFDPKISALWRPMDNLSLRGSFSTAFRAPSLFNTVAQQTSLVEIDLAGTSTFRPVTSFGSADLQPEEADIYNVGFTWEIVENLSFSTDYWRYEFTNLITQENAQSIVNRALAGDMAALAKLDFGTPGDFSTLFRIRTDIINAPTVTTDGLDLSLNYTHDMGTSGTLNFGAEATYVFQYSAVDQAGMEFDGAGSRNFNNFARSIPEWRANAHVSWYKDNHAVAFFARYIDSYLDDQNNVTVPSYTTFDAQYSYLLGDADENTGTRLTVGVINIFDKDIPRLDTNAGFDVKVHDPRQRMVYVSVKQNF; from the coding sequence ATGTCTTACTCAAAATATCTCAAAACCACATCCGCTTTACTGGGGGCCAGCCTGCTCTATGCCCTGCCGTCCCTGGCGACGGCCCAGGAAGAAGACATTCTGGTTATCGAAGAGGTGGTGGTGACCGGCTCTTACATCAAACGTAAATCCCAGGAAGATTCGCCTTCACCGCTGAATATCCTGGGCCGTAGCGACATTTCAGCCCAAGGGCTGAATACAGTAGGGGATATCGCGCGCAATTTCACCTTTGCCTCCGGGTCGGAAATCAATACCGACGCCTTTACCCAGAACTTCAGCACCGGCACCGCCAATGTGAACCTGCGAGGTCTGGGACTGAGCTCCACGCTGGTGCTGCTGAATGGCCGCCGTCAGACCCTATCCGCTGCTTATGCCGATGACGGTAGCACCTTTGTGGATACCAATTCCTTGGTGCCGATGATTATGGTGGAACGCGTGGAAACCCTCAAGGACGGGGGATCTGCCACCTATGGGACGGACGCCGTGGCCGGGGTGGTCAACTACATCACCCGCAAGGATTTCGTCGGCTTTGAAATCGAAGGCCGGTTCCAGACCACCACCGAGGATTCCCAGCGGGACTATGACCTCGGCGCCATCTGGGGTACCGAAGTGGGCGAAGGAGGCAATTTTGTGATTGCCGCTGCCTACAAGAAACGCGATCCCTTGCGCGCCAGCGACCGGCCGGAGTTGACAGACGGCACCGGCATTTCCGGGTCCGGCCAGCCTGGCACCATCTTCATTCCCGGTGTGACCAATCCGGCGACCGGCGACACGCTGCCGCTGATTGATCCGGCCTGTGAAGGCTCGACCCTAAGCATTCCCGACGTCATCGCCCCGGGGGCGGCGCTGGGGCTGCCGCTGGATGTGGGGCTGTGCCGGTTCCAGTTCGATCCTTTCTATGACCTGGTGGCGGAAGAAGAAAACTTCCAGGCTTTTGCGTCCTTCACCCAGGACTTTGCCGATGACATGAATTTCTATATGGAAGTGGGATACGCCAATAACAAGGCCAACCGCAGCAACGCCCCGGCCTTCCCCATCGCAGAAACCGTTATTGTCCCCTCCACCCATCCGGGCACCCCGCTGGAAATCCAGGGGATTCGGGCGGCACTGGGGATCAATCCTGCGGTGCCAAACGTCTTTCTGGGCCGCCTGTTGGGGGGCGATGCGGATCCGCTGATTACTGACCATGATAATGAAACCTTCCGCATCGCGGCCGAATTATCCGGATCCATGGGCAGCTCATGGAGTTGGAATCTGGCAGGCACCTATAGTGAGAATGAATTCTTCCTCACTGTTGAGGACGTGTTGCGGGATGCTTATTTCAATGCGTTGGCTACGGGCACCTATAACCCCTATGGCACCAATCAGACCACCCTGCCCAACAGCCCCGAAGTCATTGACAGCCTGATTGCCGAATTAAGTGTTGTGGGCAATACCAGCCTGTTTACCTTTGACGCGGTGGTCACCGGCGAGTTGTTCGAACTGGGCGACAATATGGTCAGCGCGGCCTTTGGGGCGCAGTACCGCAATTCGGACATGGACTATGACTGGTCCGATGATTACAACGGCCCCAATGGCGACGGCACCAATGGCGGCAACCTGATTACCGGACCAGGCACGGGCGGTAACCTGATGTTCCTGTTTGGCGGCGGCGACTTTGGCGCGGATCAGGATGTGTATGCCCTGTTTGGCGAATTTCTGGTGCCGCTGGGCGATACGCTGGAAGTCACCCTCGCCGCCCGTTATGAGGATTACGGCGATGGGCTGAACAGCTTTGACCCGAAAATCTCTGCCTTGTGGCGGCCTATGGACAACCTGTCCTTGCGCGGTTCCTTTAGCACCGCTTTCCGGGCACCAAGCCTGTTCAACACAGTGGCGCAGCAGACCTCACTGGTGGAAATTGATCTGGCCGGAACCTCCACCTTCCGCCCCGTCACCTCTTTCGGAAGTGCCGATCTGCAACCGGAAGAAGCCGACATCTATAATGTGGGCTTCACTTGGGAAATTGTGGAGAACCTGTCCTTCAGCACCGATTACTGGCGCTATGAGTTCACCAACCTGATCACTCAGGAAAATGCCCAGTCCATCGTGAACCGGGCCCTGGCCGGGGATATGGCAGCGCTGGCCAAGCTGGATTTCGGAACTCCCGGCGACTTCTCAACCCTGTTCCGGATCCGCACCGACATCATCAACGCGCCGACCGTGACCACTGACGGGCTTGACCTCAGCCTCAATTACACCCATGACATGGGCACGAGTGGCACGCTCAACTTTGGCGCCGAGGCCACCTATGTGTTCCAGTACAGTGCTGTGGATCAGGCTGGCATGGAATTTGACGGGGCGGGCAGCCGCAACTTCAACAACTTTGCCCGCTCAATCCCTGAATGGCGCGCCAACGCCCATGTGAGCTGGTATAAGGACAACCATGCGGTGGCGTTCTTTGCCCGCTATATCGACAGCTATCTGGATGACCAGAACAATGTGACCGTGCCGAGCTATACCACCTTTGATGCGCAATACAGCTATCTGCTGGGCGATGCGGATGAAAATACCGGCACCCGTCTTACGGTTGGGGTGATCAATATCTTTGACAAGGATATTCCCCGGCTGGACACCAATGCGGGCTTTGATGTGAAGGTGCATGATCCGCGCCAGCGCATGGTATATGTCAGCGTAAAACAGAATTTCTAA